A stretch of Lathyrus oleraceus cultivar Zhongwan6 chromosome 6, CAAS_Psat_ZW6_1.0, whole genome shotgun sequence DNA encodes these proteins:
- the LOC127098132 gene encoding chalcone--flavanone isomerase 2 yields the protein MTTPSVTALQIENYQFPPTVKPPGSDNNFFLAGAGDRGLQIQDKFVKFTAIAVYLQDIAVPFLAEKWKGKDVHELTETVPFFRDIVTGPFEKFMQVTMILPLTGQQYSEKVSENCVAIWKSLGIYTEEEGKAIDKFVSIFKDETFPPGSSILFTVSPKGSGSLSISFSKDGSIPEVESAVIENKLLSQAVLESMIGAHGVSPAAKQSLASRLPELFKEAGDANN from the exons ATGACAACACCGTCGGTAACCGCTTTACAGATCGAGAACTACCAATTCCCTCCCACCGTCAAACCACCGGGATCCGATAACAACTTCTTCCTCGCCGGTGCAGGAGACAGAGGTCTCCAAATCCAAGACAAATTCGTCAAGTTCACCGCTATTGCTGTTTATTTGCAGGATATCGCTGTTCCCTTCCTTGCCGAGAAATGGAAGGGTAAGGATGTTCATGAGTTGACGGAAACTGTTCCGTTCTTCAGAGACATCGTTACAG GTCCATTTGAGAAGTTTATGCAGGTGACAATGATCTTGCCGTTGACAGGGCAACAATACTCCGAGAAAGTTTCAGAAAATTGTGTAGCCATTTGGAAGTCTCTCGGAATTTATACCGAGGAAGAAGGCAAAGCAATCGACAAATTTGTTTCTATTTTCAAAGATGAAACATTCCCACCAGGCTCCTCTATTCTCTTCACTGTATCACCCAAAGGATCGGGATCATTATCG ATAAGTTTCTCTAAAGATGGATCCATTCCAGAAGTTGAGTCTGCAGTTATAGAGAATAAACTACTTTCACAAGCCGTGCTTGAGTCGATGATAGGTGCGCACGGCGTCTCCCCTGCAGCAAAACAGAGCCTGGCTTCCAGATTACCTGAGTTATTCAAAGAAGCTGGTGATGCTAATAACTGA